The nucleotide window CTGTCCGCTGCCCGGCTTTATGTCAGGGGCCACACCGCTGCTGACGAGGTGCGTGCggggaggaggatgatgacCATGAACGGCAAGCAGCATTTCTCCATGCACCCGGCCCTGCACGAGCCCAAGTATCCCGGCCTGCACTCGGGCTCGGAGGGCATGCGCAGAGTCTGTCTGCCCGCCCCGCAGGTACGTTCAGGTCGGGGGAGAACGGTGGTGGAGTGTAGTGGGtgaaaggagggaagaaatatCACACTGAAAATGTCTGTAAAGTTGATTTGACAGGACTTTGTTCTCTCCcgtccgctctctctctctctctctccccccctctctctcctctctctttctctctctctctttcccctctctccccacccctccgaccccccctcctccatccaCATGTCTATTCAAGCAATGCTGTTGCTTTCATATTAATTTTTATGACCTGCGCTTTGAGGAGggttctctcctctcctcggcGCTGCTTGcctttggaaaatgttttttagaTCCTGAGCTGCCTGACAGAATTCCCCACTGACTCCACTATGCGCACTCTTGCTTGCAGCTGCAGGGCAATATATTCGGAGGCTTTGATGAGAGCCTGCTGGCACGGGCAGAGGCTCTGGCGGCTGCTGACAGCATTGTATCTCACGGCAAGAGTCACCCGTTCAAACCAGACGTGACTTACCATACCATGAGCAGTGTCCCCTGCACCTCAGCCTCCgcctcttcatcctccaccACGGTGCCCATCTCCCACGTCCCCTCCACCATCgcctcccaccaccacctcggACAGACCCTGGAGGCCGGGGACCTCCTGGACCACCTTTCCTCCAGCCTGGCCGTCACCGGGATGGGGGCTCCGGAACCTCCCGGGATGACCACGCCggcccaccaccaccaccagcaccccCACCACCATCTCCAGACTATGGGGCAACTGCACCAGGCGATGGCCACCATGGCGCACCCGCACTCCCTGTCCGTCCACGGGGGCATGGCGTGCGTCAACGACGTGGAGTCGGATCCGAGGGAGCTGGAAGCCTTCGCCGAAAGGTTCAAGCAAAGGAGGATCAAGCTCGGGGTGACCCAGGCGGACGTCGGATCGGCGCTCGCCAACTTGAAGATCCCCGGCGTGGGCTCCTTGAGCCAGAGCACAATCTGCAGGTTCGAGTCCCTCACCTTGTCCCACAATAACATGATCGCGCTCAAGCCGGTTCTCCAGGCATGGCTGGAGGAAGCTGAGGCTGCTTACCgggagaaaaacagcaagcCGGACCTTTTCAATGGgaatgagaggaaaagaaagcgCACCTCCATCGCCGCACCGGAAAAGCGCTCTTTGGAGGCGTACTTTGCCATCCAACCGCGGCCTTCCTCGGAAAAAATCGCGGCCATCGCTGAGAAACTGGACCTGAAAAAGAATGTGGTTCGAGTGTGGTTTTGCAACCAGcggcaaaaacagaaaagaatgaAATACTCTGCGGTGCATTGAGTTTCACACGTCATGAATAAAATACTACATTTTTGATCGAGTGATTAATAATAGCCCACTAACTAACAACCAGGGATTTATCAACATCTCGTCACGCTCATCTGGGATTATCTCCAAGAGACTTTGTagtatttatttcaattttcatttgaagTTGACTTTTATGTCACTCAGTCTTCGTTCTTGCACATTTTTCGGTTTGGGTCATTAGTATGGGACTTATAAATTATTGTGCTAAAGGTCTGTGGGGAGGCttatttttgatgttgttgCTCATGTATCTTGCACACCCGTTTTGGCTCACTCATTATGAAGAAAAAGGTCATATTTCTCTACAGAGTATCCGATTTTTTTCGTTGTCGATTGTCATCAAATCCACTCAAATATTTCCTCACATTCAGGGATGTATCCACCTTTTTATCCGCAAAATAGAGTTTACACCGTTTTAGGAATCTATATGCCTTTATGAGGTTTATTCTAAAGTGGTATCCAGTTGATGTGAGTTATGTGAGGATATAGAGGCTTATAAGAGATAAAAACACAAGTCGatattttttgtgaatttaattttgtttatattggtGATGGTTTTCCTTATTATATGATCACCGACCAGAGGTCTTAGTTCactcacctttttttgtttaccaCTACATTCACTGGCTCACATTTATGAAGCCTCCATCATCATACATTATCTTGGACTTTTTCCACCTGCCAATGTGTCTGTGCATTGTACAGTGTTTTGGAACCGTGACACAAAGTGCAGACTACTGGATGACTGAATGTGAGTTCACCGCTGAgggtttcaaaaaaaaaaaaaaaaaaaaacaactcacccACCTTCCTAAGGAACAccggaacattttttttttttttttttgaaaatgaatgtgctCTCTTCGTGAACTGTATGATATCTCAATCACAAACGAGCAAGTACCTACAGTAAAACACTTTCACAGTCAACAACACAGTTAGTCTGTTCATTCTCAGTTATGTACAAATGGCACCATCTGATGAGACACATTCATGGGGCTTTTGGAAGGCTGCTGCTATATTTTACACATTGCATATTTTGATGTGAACATGTTTTGGAGTATTACAGGTACATGTATAGGCCTACttattatatacatataaatatatataacacCGAAATACCTTGAGTATTTTATTTCCTCACTGTTGGATTTCACTTGACAAAATGTGTGAAGTTTAAACTTAATAAATGATTGATTTTCTAAAATTTCTCTGAATCAGTGACTTGATTATTTCCCTTCCAACATGTGTGCACTTTGTCCAGTGGTATTATTTTAATGAATGCTTTAAAATACAGTGACACCGAAGTGCTAAAAATACATGTATAAAACCAATTCTGTTCATAAAGGTTATCAATTGTGTATCAAACTTGGTTTTGTGGAAAACTCATTCCTCATGCTGAAACGAGTCATTGGGCGATAAAAACCTTGTAAACAGTTTGTTTCACGGGAACTCATCCgattgttttatttataaatcTCCTGGCCTCTGCTGGGATTAAATATGTATTGAAGTGTATGATATAAGCACAATCGAAAATATACATTTCCAGTGCCGGTTTCACACCATGCAGCGCATTTTAGCAGTCCTGGGTGCTAATGGCCCCTTCCTCTCTAATTAGTTCAGTTTTAATTATGGATGCCCTCATGTCACCGGGTTATGTCGTGGGGTTTGAAATTATTAAGTAATGATGATGcaatattaattatatattGGTATAAAACGAAGTA belongs to Myripristis murdjan chromosome 14, fMyrMur1.1, whole genome shotgun sequence and includes:
- the pou4f3 gene encoding POU domain, class 4, transcription factor 3 translates to MNGKQHFSMHPALHEPKYPGLHSGSEGMRRVCLPAPQLQGNIFGGFDESLLARAEALAAADSIVSHGKSHPFKPDVTYHTMSSVPCTSASASSSSTTVPISHVPSTIASHHHLGQTLEAGDLLDHLSSSLAVTGMGAPEPPGMTTPAHHHHQHPHHHLQTMGQLHQAMATMAHPHSLSVHGGMACVNDVESDPRELEAFAERFKQRRIKLGVTQADVGSALANLKIPGVGSLSQSTICRFESLTLSHNNMIALKPVLQAWLEEAEAAYREKNSKPDLFNGNERKRKRTSIAAPEKRSLEAYFAIQPRPSSEKIAAIAEKLDLKKNVVRVWFCNQRQKQKRMKYSAVH